A stretch of the Arachis stenosperma cultivar V10309 chromosome 6, arast.V10309.gnm1.PFL2, whole genome shotgun sequence genome encodes the following:
- the LOC130936721 gene encoding auxin-responsive protein SAUR21-like, with protein MEVIIRRKSLKSLVTKVVKGLAFLALSKRAYPISDIDDDGDEEIVTSVPEGHFAVIAMEGGDEEEKKRFMIELDYLTDPAFLKLLEMAKEEYGFQHKGALALPCTPQQLRNILHNHQL; from the coding sequence aTGGAGGTGATTATTAGAAGGAAAAGCCTCAAGTCTCTGGTGACAAAGGTAGTTAAAGGTCTTGCATTCTTGGCCCTAAGTAAAAGGGCTTATCCCATAAGTGACATCGACGACGACGGCGACGAAGAAATAGTAACATCGGTGCCGGAAGGGCATTTTGCGGTTATAGCAATGGAGGGTGGtgatgaagaagagaagaagaggtTCATGATTGAATTGGATTATTTGACGGATCCGGCGTTCTTGAAGCTTCTGGAGATGGCTAAGGAAGAATATGGATTTCAACACAAAGGTGCTCTTGCTCTTCCATGCACCCCTCAGCAACTTCGCAACATTTTACATAATCATCAATTGTAA